Proteins encoded within one genomic window of Theobroma cacao cultivar B97-61/B2 chromosome 7, Criollo_cocoa_genome_V2, whole genome shotgun sequence:
- the LOC18593651 gene encoding 2S sulfur-rich seed storage protein 2, translating into MAKLGLLLATLALVLFLGNASVYHTTVTVDSEENPWGSKESSCQKQIKKQNYLKHCQEYMEEQSRGSGSSSSRERYSRPVSKHLDSCCQQLEKLDTPCRCPGLKQAVQQQAEEGEFGREELQEMYETVDKIMNKCDVEPGRCNLQPRNWF; encoded by the coding sequence ATGGCAAAGCTCGGTCTCCTCCTAGCCACCCTTGCTCTTGTTCTCTTCCTCGGCAATGCCTCCGTTTACCACACCACCGTCACGGTTGACAGCGAGGAAAACCCTTGGGGAAGCAAAGAGAGCAGCTGTCAGAAGCAGATAAAGAAGCAAAACTACCTCAAGCACTGTCAGGAGTACATGGAGGAGCAGTCCAGAGGCAGCGGCAGCAGCAGCAGCCGTGAGCGCTACAGCCGCCCCGTGAGCAAGCACCTAGACTCCTGTTGCCAGCAACTGGAGAAGCTCGATACGCCGTGCCGTTGCCCTGGTCTAAAACAGGCAGTGCAGCAACAGGCGGAAGAGGGAGAGTTTGGGAGGGAAGAGTTGCAAGAGATGTATGAGACGGTTGACAAGATCATGAACAAGTGTGACGTAGAGCCTGGAAGGTGTAACTTGCAACCTCGCAACTGGTtctag
- the LOC108662709 gene encoding 2S sulfur-rich seed storage protein 2-like — MEPRRCDTPSSTTITLDSEENTRGRQGTGCPQQIKKQNYLENCQKYSSCDNRSKKHLDFCCQQLEKMDRQCRCPGLKQAMPMPWSKAGNAATDGTRTIGGRRDVSDG, encoded by the coding sequence ATGGAACCTAGGAGATGTGACACGCCATCTAGCACCACCATCACCCTCGACAGCGAGGAAAACACTAGGGGGCGACAAGGGACCGGCTGTCCGCAGCAGATAAAGAAGCAGAACTACCTAGAGAACTGTCAGAAATACAGCAGCTGTGACAACCGCTCCAAGAAGCACCTTGACTTCTGTTGCCAGCAGCTAGAGAAGATGGACAGGCAATGCCGATGCCCTGGTCTAAAGCAGGCAATGCCGATGCCCTGGTCTAAAGCAGGCAATGCAGCAACAGATGGAACAAGGACAATTGGGGGAAGAAGAGATGTATCAGATGGCTAA